One Triticum dicoccoides isolate Atlit2015 ecotype Zavitan chromosome 5B, WEW_v2.0, whole genome shotgun sequence genomic window carries:
- the LOC119305209 gene encoding calmodulin-like protein 5 — protein MAAGATAISSEQMSEFREAFSFFDKDGDGCITAEELSTVIRSLGQTPTPEELRNMVCDVDADGNGTIEFAEFLALMSRKADADADASDPEEELREAFRVFDKDHDGHISKAELGHVMISLGEKLTDEEVEEMIQEADLDGDGLVNFDEFVRMMMLSDADQQQH, from the coding sequence ATGGCTGCCGGTGCAACGGCGATCAGCTCGGAGCAGATGAGCGAGTTCAGGGAGGCCTTCTCCTTCTTCGACAAGGACGGCGACGGCTGCATCACGGCGGAGGAGCTGTCCACTGTCATCCGCTCCCTGGGCCAGACCCCGACGCCCGAGGAGCTGCGCAACATGGTGTGCGACGTGGACGCCGACGGCAACGGCACCATCGAGTTCGCCGAGTTCCTGGCGCTCATGTCCCGCAAGGCCGACGCGGACGCGGACGCCAGCGACCCCGAGGAGGAGCTCCGGGAGGCCTTCAGGGTGTTCGACAAGGACCACGACGGCCACATCTCCAAGGCCGAGCTGGGCCATGTCATGATCAGCCTTGGCGAGAAGCTCACCGACGAGGAGGTCGAGGAGATGATCCAGGAGGCCGACCTCGACGGCGACGGCCTCGTCAACTTCGACGAGTTCGTCAGGATGATGATGCTCTCCGACGCCGACCAGCAGCAGCACTGA